In the Candidatus Poribacteria bacterium genome, one interval contains:
- the lpxA gene encoding acyl-ACP--UDP-N-acetylglucosamine O-acyltransferase, protein MLETNIHPTAIISPKATLEEGVKVGAYSLVGEDVHIGRGTVIGPHVQIEKWTTIGAECKIYFGATIGNESKDLKYGGWRSYVKIGNRNTLREYVSISRSTFEDGATTVGDNNLLMNWVNLAHDTIVGNRIIMANFVSLAGHVVIEDDVRLGAHAALHQYVRVGKMAMAGGFSKIVQDIPPFALSAGQPARVRSLNRIGIRTSRINPLSQLTDETLAALKKAFRILFRSGLPLKHAVARVKEELEATPEVEYLLEFIETSKRGIGFSQPNRTLSG, encoded by the coding sequence GTGTTAGAAACCAACATTCACCCTACGGCTATTATCTCTCCAAAAGCGACGTTGGAAGAAGGGGTTAAAGTCGGTGCCTACAGTCTTGTCGGTGAAGATGTTCATATTGGACGCGGCACCGTGATTGGTCCGCACGTTCAGATTGAGAAGTGGACAACTATAGGTGCAGAATGCAAAATTTATTTTGGTGCTACCATCGGTAACGAATCTAAAGACTTGAAGTACGGAGGTTGGCGGAGTTATGTGAAAATTGGGAATCGTAATACACTACGCGAGTACGTCTCCATCTCCAGATCAACCTTTGAAGACGGGGCAACTACCGTCGGCGACAACAATTTGCTGATGAACTGGGTTAATCTTGCCCATGATACTATCGTCGGCAATAGAATAATTATGGCAAACTTTGTCTCACTTGCGGGGCATGTCGTAATTGAGGATGACGTTCGACTTGGCGCACACGCAGCATTGCATCAATACGTACGCGTGGGTAAAATGGCAATGGCAGGAGGTTTCTCAAAGATCGTACAAGATATTCCACCGTTTGCGCTCTCTGCTGGCCAACCAGCGCGTGTTCGCAGTCTCAACCGCATCGGCATCCGAACATCGCGGATTAATCCTTTGTCGCAGCTGACCGATGAAACACTTGCAGCATTAAAGAAGGCATTTCGCATCTTGTTCCGCTCCGGTCTACCTCTCAAACATGCTGTCGCCAGAGTCAAGGAAGAACTTGAAGCAACTCCGGAAGTTGAATATTTACTCGAATTTATTGAGACATCCAAACGTGGCATCGGATTTAGCCAACCGAATCGCACTCTGAGTGGTTGA
- the lpxI gene encoding UDP-2,3-diacylglucosamine diphosphatase LpxI (LpxI, functionally equivalent to LpxH, replaces it in LPS biosynthesis in a minority of bacteria.), giving the protein MEKLGIIAGAGKLPVLLARAAVAHERQPVIIQITKSDPQRFAGIACELHTYGVGQIQKITRTLLNSGVKEVVIIGKVEKNILLRPFQIDTTIIKILVQNRREKPTAIVNAALNYLESAGLTILTQDRYLHHLLPQPNVLTTRQPTASQWADIELGISTARQIANMDIGQTVVVKNQIVLAMEAIEGTDATIQRGGNLGRKGVVVSKAAAENHDFRIDVPTVGMQTLEVLHQVKAGVLAVEARRTFVMDADVLVQQADQWKIAIVAVE; this is encoded by the coding sequence ATGGAAAAATTGGGTATCATTGCAGGTGCAGGTAAGCTGCCGGTGCTATTAGCACGTGCCGCTGTTGCCCACGAAAGACAACCCGTTATCATCCAAATCACAAAATCCGACCCGCAACGCTTTGCCGGAATTGCCTGTGAACTCCACACTTATGGGGTGGGCCAGATTCAAAAGATTACCCGAACACTCCTCAATTCAGGCGTAAAAGAGGTTGTTATTATAGGGAAAGTCGAAAAAAATATTCTCCTTCGTCCATTTCAAATTGATACCACCATCATTAAAATCTTAGTACAGAATCGACGCGAAAAACCTACCGCAATTGTCAACGCAGCACTCAATTACCTTGAATCTGCTGGACTTACTATCCTCACCCAAGACCGCTATCTGCACCACCTTCTTCCACAACCCAACGTCTTAACAACTCGACAACCAACAGCAAGTCAATGGGCGGATATTGAACTCGGTATTAGCACCGCCCGCCAAATAGCAAACATGGATATAGGACAAACGGTTGTCGTTAAAAATCAGATTGTGCTTGCTATGGAAGCCATTGAAGGAACGGATGCAACTATTCAGAGAGGTGGGAACTTAGGAAGGAAAGGAGTTGTTGTGTCAAAAGCGGCTGCCGAGAATCATGATTTTCGTATTGATGTGCCGACAGTGGGAATGCAAACATTAGAGGTGTTACATCAAGTCAAAGCAGGTGTATTGGCAGTGGAGGCACGACGAACCTTTGTTATGGATGCCGATGTGCTCGTTCAGCAAGCCGACCAGTGGAAGATCGCAATCGTTGCTGTGGAATGA
- a CDS encoding energy transducer TonB: MNKAIQFLNKSIFLSICVHLIGAAIASLSIVGSPDKYGDTFVAEFISLPKTKAVLTPRRLKMPELTQPDMLRSQPPRIQTIAKIPHVSQNETQFVADTLPVSVVHQTTFTEISPGSENALQHRLPPRPAARGSQPTRFAPKRVSRPEWTSTRTIIASVHTTELPSVSVDLNEPTQNAQFSHKVDPIYPESARLSHKQGLVVLEATIGVDGIARNIKVVKVTEISGLGCEEAAITALKASQFVPAKRGSVVISQRLRIPYRFKFKS; this comes from the coding sequence ATGAACAAGGCTATCCAATTTCTGAACAAATCTATATTTTTATCCATCTGCGTTCACCTGATAGGTGCTGCGATTGCATCGTTGTCTATCGTTGGAAGTCCAGATAAATACGGTGATACCTTTGTTGCGGAGTTTATCTCACTTCCGAAGACGAAAGCGGTGCTCACACCCCGTCGGCTCAAGATGCCGGAATTAACGCAGCCGGATATGCTTCGTTCACAACCACCACGTATCCAGACGATCGCGAAAATTCCGCACGTCTCACAAAACGAAACGCAATTCGTCGCTGATACGCTCCCAGTTTCTGTTGTTCACCAGACAACCTTCACAGAAATTAGTCCTGGGAGTGAAAATGCACTCCAGCACCGTTTACCTCCACGTCCAGCGGCCCGCGGTTCACAACCAACACGCTTCGCTCCTAAACGGGTATCACGCCCGGAATGGACATCAACACGAACGATTATTGCGAGTGTACATACCACAGAACTTCCATCAGTTTCGGTAGATTTGAATGAACCGACGCAAAACGCTCAATTCTCTCACAAAGTGGACCCTATATATCCGGAATCTGCTCGGCTTTCCCACAAACAGGGTCTCGTTGTGCTCGAAGCGACAATAGGTGTAGATGGTATAGCGAGAAACATCAAAGTTGTTAAAGTGACTGAAATTAGTGGATTAGGGTGTGAAGAAGCGGCAATCACGGCACTCAAAGCGTCCCAATTCGTGCCAGCGAAACGGGGCAGCGTAGTTATCAGTCAACGTCTCCGTATTCCCTATCGTTTCAAGTTTAAAAGTTAG
- a CDS encoding SDR family NAD(P)-dependent oxidoreductase, whose amino-acid sequence MDIGLNNKVAVITGGATGIGAATAIEYAKAGAKVVFGDINEEDAQETLNTIVENGGVAQFQRTDVTIEAEVADLMKTADTAFGGIDVLVTSAGVLRGPSVRIDDFEAATFDSVIDVNLKGTFFALKHAVPIMGRESGGVILCIASGAGVRGGSSSVAYASSKGGVNGLVMTVENQVGSMGIRMHTICPGGLATPLKLGQIAESAKRDGQDPDAAVENARNSLGDPAGVARVLTFLASDAASYTRGQIFTR is encoded by the coding sequence ATGGATATTGGACTTAATAACAAAGTGGCTGTGATTACGGGCGGAGCTACAGGGATTGGCGCAGCAACAGCAATTGAATATGCTAAAGCGGGAGCGAAAGTTGTCTTTGGCGATATTAACGAGGAAGATGCTCAAGAAACGCTCAATACAATCGTTGAAAACGGAGGTGTTGCGCAGTTCCAGCGCACAGATGTCACCATAGAAGCTGAGGTGGCGGATTTGATGAAAACCGCTGATACAGCATTTGGTGGGATTGACGTATTGGTAACTTCAGCAGGTGTCCTGCGCGGTCCGAGCGTCCGTATTGATGACTTTGAAGCCGCGACTTTTGATTCGGTTATCGATGTTAACCTCAAAGGGACTTTTTTTGCCCTTAAACACGCTGTACCGATAATGGGACGAGAAAGTGGCGGTGTTATCCTATGTATTGCCTCAGGAGCAGGTGTCCGCGGCGGTAGTTCCTCAGTGGCTTACGCCTCCAGCAAGGGCGGCGTGAATGGACTTGTAATGACGGTGGAAAACCAAGTTGGGTCAATGGGTATTCGTATGCACACTATTTGTCCCGGTGGACTGGCAACACCTCTTAAATTGGGGCAAATCGCAGAATCGGCGAAACGCGATGGGCAAGATCCAGATGCCGCTGTTGAAAATGCACGCAATTCACTGGGTGATCCAGCAGGCGTTGCCCGGGTCCTTACGTTCCTTGCTTCCGACGCGGCTTCATACACGCGCGGACAGATTTTCACGAGATAA
- a CDS encoding glycosyltransferase has protein sequence MRIRVLGIRGLPATYSGLETIMGELAPRWVEAGHEVIVYCRKALFKERPAEWKGIKLVYLPSIEHKMFSTLSHSFLATLHASVTASDVILTWNAGNGPFGWFFRIAGKTAVINVDGMEWLRPKWKGIGAVYFKWAAKMATAAFPIVITDASEMKRLYLEELGAETTYIAYGANIEPSEHPEILETYGLESGNYYLIASRLVPDNNADLILEAFVASNSQKQLAIAGGADYKGNKLENEFLSKLKSIANENVKFLGHIDDSGHIKELHHHCFAYIHGHQFGGINPSILKALGFSNCILALNTPFNDEVLESGHYGVLFDKNVASLTEKIQMLEQHPEQVEDFRKRATEQIQKRFNWENIAQQYLDVFEKLQHN, from the coding sequence ATGAGAATTCGGGTATTGGGCATACGTGGGCTCCCCGCTACCTACAGTGGGTTAGAAACGATCATGGGCGAATTAGCCCCCCGCTGGGTAGAAGCTGGACATGAAGTGATTGTCTACTGCCGGAAGGCACTTTTCAAGGAGAGGCCTGCTGAATGGAAGGGCATCAAGCTCGTTTACTTGCCAAGTATAGAACATAAGATGTTCAGTACCCTTAGTCACAGCTTTCTCGCAACGCTACACGCTTCAGTTACCGCATCTGATGTTATTCTGACCTGGAACGCTGGCAACGGCCCGTTCGGGTGGTTCTTTCGTATCGCAGGCAAAACCGCTGTTATCAATGTTGATGGAATGGAATGGCTACGTCCAAAATGGAAAGGAATCGGGGCAGTTTACTTCAAGTGGGCGGCAAAGATGGCGACAGCGGCGTTTCCAATTGTTATTACCGATGCATCTGAAATGAAACGGCTCTATCTTGAGGAATTGGGGGCAGAAACAACCTATATCGCTTATGGTGCGAACATTGAGCCGTCAGAGCATCCGGAAATCTTGGAAACGTATGGGCTTGAATCCGGGAATTATTATCTCATCGCCAGTCGGCTCGTACCTGATAACAATGCCGATCTCATTTTAGAGGCGTTCGTTGCTTCAAACAGTCAAAAGCAACTTGCTATTGCCGGCGGTGCTGATTACAAAGGCAACAAACTCGAAAATGAATTTTTATCGAAGTTGAAAAGCATTGCCAACGAAAACGTCAAGTTTCTCGGGCATATTGACGATTCTGGCCACATTAAGGAACTTCACCATCACTGCTTTGCCTATATTCACGGGCATCAGTTCGGCGGCATTAACCCTTCTATTCTGAAGGCGTTGGGGTTTTCCAACTGCATCCTCGCACTCAATACGCCTTTCAACGATGAAGTACTGGAAAGCGGACATTATGGCGTGCTCTTTGACAAAAATGTCGCATCACTCACAGAGAAAATTCAGATGTTGGAACAACATCCAGAGCAGGTTGAAGATTTCCGAAAGCGTGCCACAGAACAGATCCAAAAGCGATTCAATTGGGAAAACATCGCACAGCAATATCTTGATGTTTTTGAGAAACTCCAACACAATTAA
- a CDS encoding DUF983 domain-containing protein, which translates to MQLTLRDLAKILRYSFRLKCPRCGAGDLFQTYFKMFACCPRCDLKFERESGYFIGAMYLNYGATVCTAFPCYFLVETFTAIPFLVNLGIWALFSAIFPIFFYRYSKSLWLNFDYIFSS; encoded by the coding sequence ATGCAGTTAACCCTTCGGGATCTCGCTAAAATTCTCCGATACAGTTTTCGACTGAAATGCCCGCGGTGTGGCGCAGGGGACCTGTTTCAAACGTATTTCAAGATGTTCGCTTGCTGTCCACGGTGCGATTTGAAGTTTGAACGAGAGTCCGGCTATTTTATCGGTGCTATGTACCTCAACTATGGTGCGACGGTCTGCACCGCTTTCCCCTGCTACTTCCTCGTTGAAACGTTTACCGCTATTCCCTTCCTCGTCAATTTAGGCATCTGGGCACTCTTTTCCGCTATCTTCCCTATTTTCTTCTATCGTTATTCAAAAAGTTTGTGGCTGAATTTCGATTACATCTTTTCATCTTAA
- a CDS encoding sugar transferase, whose amino-acid sequence MPFLSRSINQIGKDTENNSVHRDESLTASLDAQTSPKIPKTGNLVERLSSFYAKRGKHLFDAIAAFFLIIIFAPLMGLIAILIKLTSSGSVFFSHKRVGLNNELFIMHKFRSLHVDTPSYSEKPDSTDDERITLIGKWLRKTSLDELPQLFNVLKGEMSLVGPRPEMPFLAKHYEAWENQRHLVRPGMTGLWQLSPRRQGTIREGISVDLEYIENLSLWNDFKILLRTFKVFWDNNTY is encoded by the coding sequence ATGCCATTCCTATCAAGAAGCATAAACCAGATAGGAAAAGACACAGAGAATAATAGCGTGCATCGCGATGAAAGTTTAACAGCAAGCCTTGACGCGCAAACTTCGCCAAAAATACCAAAGACAGGGAATCTAGTGGAACGACTCTCCTCTTTCTACGCAAAGCGTGGCAAACATTTGTTTGATGCAATCGCTGCATTTTTCCTTATTATTATTTTTGCCCCACTGATGGGGTTGATTGCCATTCTTATTAAGCTCACCTCGTCCGGTTCCGTTTTTTTCTCCCACAAACGGGTTGGATTAAACAACGAACTGTTTATCATGCACAAGTTTCGGAGCCTCCATGTTGATACGCCGTCCTATTCGGAGAAACCTGATTCGACGGACGATGAACGCATTACGCTGATCGGCAAATGGCTCCGTAAAACAAGCCTGGACGAATTACCGCAGCTTTTCAATGTACTAAAAGGGGAAATGAGCCTCGTAGGTCCACGACCAGAAATGCCTTTCCTTGCTAAACATTATGAAGCCTGGGAAAATCAGCGCCACCTTGTTCGACCGGGGATGACCGGGCTTTGGCAGCTCAGTCCCCGTCGCCAAGGCACAATCCGAGAGGGTATATCTGTAGATCTGGAGTACATTGAGAACCTATCTCTGTGGAACGATTTTAAAATACTCCTGCGTACCTTCAAAGTTTTTTGGGATAACAATACCTATTAA
- a CDS encoding sulfatase-like hydrolase/transferase, which translates to MQKDSTNQRLEQSFTKHPFTRRDFLSTSLKVGAAAFTTALLPNSQTNAKGQHNVLLIIVDDLRPLLGCYGHPEIHTPNIDALAAQGTLFNRAYCQNPLCHPSRVSMLTGLRPQTTKVLFNSTDFREKLPDAVTLPQYFKASGYHTQSVGKIGHNAAAQDDAHSWSVPSWVPPWISSDPLLVPAWQAFDVEDNHLPDGRTAQRATDVLEQIQHTQFFLAVGFEKPHLPFYAPRKYYELYAQQEFDLPATSMLPTDAPAIANNNLDGLRLYKDIPDEGPFSDTKTLELIRAYAASTSYMDAQVGRVLQRLDTLGLSQNTVVVFVGDHGFHLGEHGTWRKNTLFEVALHSPLIISVPGQQPSRTDALAELVDIYPTLCDACQLPVPSPPSSGLEGLSLMPVIEEPTRPWKAAAFSRLNRGNTSGRSMRTTQYRYTEWGGNARRGRELYDYEADPDETVNIADLPENAQLVAHLSAQLRAGWQGALPDTQEQIPIPQTLPWDINNDGIVNIQDLVLVSNSFKVDAPELPKVDVNKDGRVNILDLILVAAHFGESSNAAASPNSTIFSPEYINHIEEWLTEARLVDDGSDIFRRGIATLEHLINTVVPTETMLLPNYPNPFNPETWIPYDLARDADVHIHIYNTKGESVRQLSLGFQTAGTYRTRSRAAYWDGRNSAGEPVASGVYFYTLQAGQVSATRRMVILK; encoded by the coding sequence ATGCAAAAAGATTCAACCAATCAGAGACTGGAGCAATCCTTTACAAAACATCCCTTTACTCGGCGTGACTTCCTTTCAACCAGTTTAAAAGTAGGAGCCGCCGCCTTCACAACCGCGCTGCTCCCTAACAGTCAAACGAATGCCAAGGGACAACACAACGTATTGTTAATTATTGTTGATGACCTGCGACCCCTCCTTGGCTGCTATGGGCATCCGGAAATACATACACCTAATATTGACGCTTTAGCAGCGCAAGGCACTCTATTTAACCGCGCCTATTGTCAGAATCCGCTGTGTCATCCTTCCCGCGTATCAATGCTAACCGGATTGAGACCTCAGACAACAAAGGTGTTGTTCAATTCAACGGACTTTCGTGAAAAATTACCTGATGCTGTGACGCTTCCGCAGTACTTTAAAGCATCTGGATATCACACACAATCTGTTGGTAAAATCGGACATAACGCAGCAGCACAAGATGATGCCCATTCGTGGAGTGTCCCATCGTGGGTGCCACCGTGGATCTCCTCTGATCCTTTACTTGTTCCGGCTTGGCAAGCATTTGATGTGGAAGATAATCATCTGCCAGATGGTAGAACTGCCCAACGGGCAACGGATGTTTTAGAGCAAATTCAACACACTCAATTTTTTCTCGCAGTCGGCTTTGAGAAACCCCATTTGCCCTTCTATGCACCCCGGAAATATTACGAACTCTACGCACAACAAGAGTTTGATCTCCCTGCAACTTCCATGCTTCCAACGGATGCGCCAGCAATTGCCAACAACAATTTGGATGGGCTTAGACTATACAAAGATATTCCCGATGAAGGACCTTTCTCGGATACAAAGACCTTAGAGTTGATTCGAGCGTATGCGGCATCAACAAGTTACATGGACGCGCAAGTCGGGCGTGTACTCCAGCGTCTGGATACATTGGGTTTATCTCAAAATACGGTTGTCGTTTTTGTTGGGGATCACGGTTTTCATCTTGGAGAGCATGGGACTTGGCGCAAGAATACACTGTTTGAAGTTGCCCTCCATTCTCCTCTGATTATTAGCGTTCCAGGACAACAACCCAGCCGAACCGATGCACTCGCTGAACTGGTTGACATCTATCCAACGTTATGTGATGCGTGTCAGCTGCCTGTGCCTTCGCCCCCATCCTCAGGATTAGAGGGCTTGAGTCTAATGCCTGTTATTGAGGAACCCACACGTCCCTGGAAAGCCGCTGCCTTTAGTCGACTCAATAGGGGTAATACGAGTGGGCGATCCATGCGGACAACGCAATATCGATACACTGAGTGGGGAGGGAACGCAAGACGAGGACGAGAACTTTATGACTACGAGGCTGATCCAGATGAGACGGTCAATATCGCAGATCTTCCAGAAAACGCCCAACTTGTTGCTCATCTCAGTGCACAACTTCGCGCTGGGTGGCAGGGTGCTTTGCCAGATACCCAAGAGCAAATCCCCATCCCACAAACGTTGCCGTGGGATATCAACAACGATGGGATCGTCAATATTCAAGACCTCGTCTTAGTCTCAAATAGTTTTAAGGTAGATGCGCCCGAACTCCCAAAGGTTGATGTCAATAAGGATGGTCGCGTTAACATTCTTGATTTAATTCTTGTTGCTGCACATTTCGGTGAATCCAGCAATGCAGCCGCATCACCAAACTCCACTATCTTTTCGCCGGAATATATCAATCATATTGAAGAGTGGCTCACTGAGGCACGCTTAGTGGATGATGGGTCTGATATTTTTCGACGCGGTATTGCGACTTTAGAGCATCTAATCAATACGGTTGTCCCTACAGAGACCATGCTTTTACCCAACTATCCCAATCCATTCAACCCCGAGACCTGGATCCCTTACGATTTGGCGCGCGATGCAGATGTTCACATCCACATCTATAATACAAAAGGCGAGTCTGTTCGTCAGTTATCACTCGGATTCCAAACCGCGGGCACCTATCGGACGCGATCGCGTGCTGCGTATTGGGATGGACGTAATTCCGCTGGTGAGCCTGTTGCGAGTGGTGTCTATTTTTATACACTTCAAGCGGGACAAGTCAGTGCTACACGTCGAATGGTGATTCTCAAATAG
- a CDS encoding sulfatase-like hydrolase/transferase, which produces MAKTTIGRYDFSRQTRRDFLSTSLKTGAAAFTTGLLPRLNAKASDLYNVLFIIVDDLRPLLGCYGHSEMHTPNIDALAERGTLFNRAYCQYPLCNPSRISMMTGLRPETTGVYGNTKGWREALPEVVTLPQHFKTHGYHTRSVGKIAHAATWDDELSWSAPIWSQRWTIDKATTPSWQILDVPDDELKDGRIANAAIEILTQIKDQQFFLAVGFHKPHLPYNAPRKYYDLYDIETFTDVSSVVPHPLNDVRAYADIPDGNAPISEDKTLELMHGYAASTSYMDAQVGRVLDQLEALRLTENTVIAFCGDHGFHLGEHGTWRKNTLFEVGLRSPLILSVPKQTHRGVKTDSLVELVDIYPTLCDACQLPISSQLEGLSMVPVIEQPKRPWKAAAFSQLMRGRTMRTNQYRYTERGTGKNPRRELYDYHVDPDEAVNIAYLPKNKELVAHLSERLHAGWRGALPDVQQQIPIPQTLPWDINSDGVIDIRDLILVSDSFGVEVPAYPKVDVNKDGKVDITDLLLVAAHFGESGNSNAPSAPADISSEHFELIEQWLTEAHLAHDGSPLFQRGIATLERLINAVVPVETALLPNYPNPFNPETWIPYDLAEGVDVHIHIYNLKGESIRDLSLGFQTAGIYRTRSRAAYWDGRDSVGERVASGVYFYTLHAGQIKATRQMVILK; this is translated from the coding sequence ATGGCAAAAACGACTATTGGACGATATGATTTCTCACGGCAGACCCGTCGAGATTTTCTGTCAACAAGCCTTAAAACAGGTGCTGCTGCCTTTACAACAGGTTTGCTACCACGCCTTAATGCGAAAGCATCAGACCTGTATAATGTTTTGTTCATTATTGTGGACGACTTACGTCCTTTATTGGGCTGCTACGGTCATTCAGAGATGCACACGCCCAACATTGATGCCTTGGCTGAACGCGGAACACTCTTCAATCGTGCTTACTGCCAATATCCACTCTGTAATCCATCTCGCATTTCAATGATGACAGGTTTGCGACCAGAGACGACTGGTGTGTATGGTAATACCAAGGGATGGCGTGAGGCACTGCCAGAAGTTGTGACGCTTCCGCAACATTTCAAAACTCATGGTTATCATACGCGTTCCGTTGGTAAAATTGCACACGCTGCCACGTGGGATGATGAACTCTCTTGGAGTGCCCCAATTTGGAGCCAGCGTTGGACAATTGATAAAGCAACAACCCCTTCTTGGCAAATCCTTGATGTTCCTGATGATGAACTAAAAGATGGCAGAATTGCAAACGCAGCTATTGAAATTCTAACGCAGATTAAAGACCAGCAATTTTTCCTCGCTGTTGGGTTTCATAAACCGCATCTTCCTTACAACGCACCTCGGAAATATTATGATTTATATGATATCGAAACCTTCACAGATGTTTCATCTGTAGTACCACACCCCCTCAATGATGTAAGAGCCTATGCAGATATTCCCGACGGGAACGCTCCGATTTCTGAAGACAAAACATTGGAGCTAATGCACGGGTACGCTGCATCGACAAGTTATATGGATGCTCAAGTCGGACGCGTTCTGGACCAACTGGAGGCACTCAGGCTGACTGAAAATACAGTTATTGCTTTCTGTGGGGACCATGGGTTTCATCTTGGAGAACATGGGACGTGGAGAAAAAATACGCTTTTTGAGGTTGGACTCCGTTCCCCATTGATTCTGAGTGTCCCTAAACAGACACACCGTGGAGTAAAGACGGATTCTCTCGTGGAACTGGTTGATATCTATCCAACGTTATGTGATGCGTGTCAGTTGCCCATATCTTCACAATTAGAAGGCCTCAGCATGGTGCCAGTTATTGAGCAACCTAAGCGTCCATGGAAAGCTGCTGCTTTTAGTCAACTTATGAGAGGTCGCACAATGCGTACGAATCAGTACCGCTACACCGAGCGGGGAACTGGTAAAAATCCAAGGCGAGAACTCTATGACTATCACGTGGATCCGGATGAGGCTGTTAACATAGCTTATCTTCCGAAAAATAAGGAACTTGTCGCTCATCTCAGTGAACGACTTCACGCCGGGTGGCGGGGTGCGCTGCCGGACGTGCAGCAACAAATCCCTATCCCACAAACATTACCTTGGGATATAAACAGCGACGGTGTTATCGATATCCGAGACCTCATCTTGGTTTCAGACAGCTTTGGCGTAGAAGTTCCTGCATATCCCAAAGTCGATGTGAACAAAGATGGGAAGGTTGACATCACTGACCTGCTTCTGGTTGCTGCACACTTCGGTGAATCTGGCAATTCTAACGCCCCATCAGCACCCGCCGATATTAGTTCGGAACATTTTGAGTTGATAGAGCAATGGCTCACTGAAGCACATCTTGCACATGATGGTTCTCCACTTTTTCAGCGTGGTATTGCGACTTTGGAACGTCTCATTAATGCTGTCGTACCCGTAGAAACCGCCCTCTTGCCAAACTATCCAAATCCTTTTAACCCAGAGACCTGGATCCCTTATGATTTGGCAGAAGGCGTGGATGTCCACATCCATATTTATAACTTAAAAGGTGAATCCATTCGGGACTTATCACTCGGCTTTCAAACCGCGGGCATCTATCGAACGCGATCGCGTGCTGCGTATTGGGATGGACGTGATTCCGTTGGTGAACGTGTCGCAAGCGGTGTCTACTTTTATACACTCCATGCAGGACAAATTAAAGCCACACGCCAAATGGTGATTCTCAAATAA